TGCATTCAAATTGTGAAGGTGCCAGGTAAATCCCTTTGTTTGATATGGACCGGAAGAATTCTGCATACCGTTTGGTATCCGAGGCAGATGCCGACTCGAAGGAGTTTATCTGCTCCTTTTCATTAAAAAACAAAGTCATCATAGAACCAACACGGTTTACTGTTCCAGGTATACCGTTGTCCTTTATGTTTTGCTCCATACCCTCTGCTATCTTTTTTGATTTGCTTTCCATATTTTCGTAAAATCCTTCTTTGTTCAGTTCGTTAAGCATAGCTTTGCCGGCATTCATGGCCAGCGGATTCCCCGAGAGTGTTCCCGATTGATATACCGGACCGGCAGGCGAGAGATGCTCCATAATTTCTTTGCTTCCGCCGAAAGCACCTACAGGTAGCCCTCCCCCGATTATTTTTCCCAGGATTGTCATATCGGGTGTCACGTCATAATATTCCTGGGCTCCTCCACGGGCAACCCTGAATCCTGTCATTACCTCGTCAAAGATAAGAAGGGACTGATGTTTCTTTGTGATTTTCTTTAAGCCCTTGAGGAAAGAGGGATCTGGCGGCACGGTGCCCATGTTTCCGGCTACCGGTTCCAGGATGACCCCGGCTATGTTATCGCCATACTGATCAAACAATTGTTGAACCGATTCAAGATCGTTGTAATGAGCAACCAAGGTATCACCGGCTGTCCCTTTGGTTACACCGGGGCTATCAGGAAGTCCCAAAGTCATGACTCCCGAGCCTGCCTGTATAAGGAAGGCATCGCCATGGCCGTGGAAACAACCGGAAAATTTAACAATGTAATCTTTTCCCGTATAGCCGCGGGCCAGACG
The sequence above is drawn from the Bacteroidales bacterium genome and encodes:
- the hemL gene encoding glutamate-1-semialdehyde 2,1-aminomutase, with protein sequence MNIQKSIEAFKRAKNAIAGGVNSPVRAYSSVDSTPLFIDRGKGSKVWDIDGNEYIDFVSSYGPLILGHAHPRILEAVTKAAEKGTSFGAPTETETEIAELVKEMVPSIERIRFVNSGTEATMSGIRLARGYTGKDYIVKFSGCFHGHGDAFLIQAGSGVMTLGLPDSPGVTKGTAGDTLVAHYNDLESVQQLFDQYGDNIAGVILEPVAGNMGTVPPDPSFLKGLKKITKKHQSLLIFDEVMTGFRVARGGAQEYYDVTPDMTILGKIIGGGLPVGAFGGSKEIMEHLSPAGPVYQSGTLSGNPLAMNAGKAMLNELNKEGFYENMESKSKKIAEGMEQNIKDNGIPGTVNRVGSMMTLFFNEKEQINSFESASASDTKRYAEFFRSISNKGIYLAPSQFECMFVSEAHSDDDISAFLEAHYKALQEINS